The window ATTTGGGTTGGTTCCAGAAGCAGGAGGCAGCTGCTGATCAGTCAAAGTAGCTCTGACAGTTTGCGGCTCAGGTGTCGAGAATAGGCCATTAAACCAAGGAACAAGGGCCCAAGGTCTGTTACTGTCCTCCCTGTCGTTTGTGTTACTGTCCTCACCATTGTTTCCAGGGCCATCAGCTCTTGCCTCCTCATGGCTGCTCTCTATTCGATCAACGTTGCTAGGCTCGCTCAAGTCTTTTGTCTCATCAGATGGCAGCTCAAACCGGCAAACTGGGCAGGAACTATGGAGTTCAAGCCATGGCAGGATACATGGTGAGTGGAACTTATGTTCACAAGGCAACTGCTTAGCCTGGGACCCTATATCAAGATCATCAAGACAGACTGAACAGCTGACAACCTCTTCGATTTTGACCGTGGGCAGGGCTTCGACTGCTTCTTTCTTCGTTGGAGGAGTACCATACCGGCTCGGGTCATTCTCAGCCAAATGTTGAAGAAGCAGACTAAGCCCTGCCCCGAGGACATACTCATCTAGCAAACCATCATCATTATTTGCGTTACCATGGTCACCTCGGTCCTCGTCAGGGTCAAGCGCTGCACCTTGTAGAGCGAGGGCCTGGTTGAAAGCACTGATCAGAACGGAGTTGTCCCTTTCCCTGTCATCTCTAAGGTCATCATGGATGCTGTCAAGCACACGGCGCAGTGCCGATGCCCGTCGATGCCTTCTGATGAAACCCTCAAACTCACGGCCTATATCACTATTATCTTCATCATTGCTGTCCCCCGGCGATCCTGCCTGCTCAAAAGGGTTGTCCAGAGGGTCCCACTGAGTTGCCCCTTGCTCTGTCAATGCCTCAACCTGCTCAACGGTCATCTCTTCGACGAACCCACCATCACACAATGGACACTTGAGCTCCTCCACCATGGCCTCCTCGACGGCCTGCTGACATTCATGGCACCAGTACCGCGTGATGTCAGCTTCTGCCATAACGCCAATCCTTCGGTCGGTCAAGCGTAGCACACGAGCAAAAGTCAAATCTGTGAACCGTGCACAATGAGTTAGTTGAAGGGTAATCTGCATAAATCCCCAAGAAAACAACCACACATGATATAATTTGTCATCCATGAGAATAAGTGCAGCATATCAGGAACAATTTTATCAAGAACAAGTGGAACAACATGAGAAGCATGGTGTCCATGCGTGACTAAATTCCACACTGCAATGGCAATCAGGCATATCTCACAAGAGATCAGCATGACGAACAAGAACAAGGAGAAGAACAAAGCTAGGTCTTGCATCTAACACAAAGCTAGCTCTAATTTTTCCGATTCTTTAGGAACAGGAGTGGCAGACAGTCCTAATAATAATTCCTAAAGAGAAGACCCAACTGAAGCCGAGGCGACACCGAGATCCCCGAGAAGGGGAGGCGGAGATCAAGAGCCGGGATTCCCAGCCCAAGAATGAGGTGCCGATTCCATTCTACGGGGAACAGGATGCTATTCCCCCCTGAAAGAAGAGCGAAAACAAGGGACCAATTCGGACACTTCTCAAGATTCACACAACATCGGGCTGCGCTGGAAACAAATTTAGCGGCGAGACCCGCCGTCGATCCCAACCTAAACAAATCCCCGCATAAATCCCCGAACGAACAGGCACCATAATCGATCCTTCGCAACAGAACGATATTATATTATTCGATTCGACGGGAGGGCGATGGAACAGGCTCCGTGTTCTTGATTTGGAGCACGCCGGGACGGATTAGCAACCCCCAAAAAACCCATCTTTTGCTCGAAACTAAGCATCAGGAA is drawn from Aegilops tauschii subsp. strangulata cultivar AL8/78 chromosome 1, Aet v6.0, whole genome shotgun sequence and contains these coding sequences:
- the LOC109767085 gene encoding E3 ubiquitin-protein ligase SIRP1, with product MAEADITRYWCHECQQAVEEAMVEELKCPLCDGGFVEEMTVEQVEALTEQGATQWDPLDNPFEQAGSPGDSNDEDNSDIGREFEGFIRRHRRASALRRVLDSIHDDLRDDRERDNSVLISAFNQALALQGAALDPDEDRGDHGNANNDDGLLDEYVLGAGLSLLLQHLAENDPSRYGTPPTKKEAVEALPTVKIEEVVSCSVCLDDLDIGSQAKQLPCEHKFHSPCILPWLELHSSCPVCRFELPSDETKDLSEPSNVDRIESSHEEARADGPGNNGEDSNTNDREDSNRPWALVPWFNGLFSTPEPQTVRATLTDQQLPPASGTNPNAGHS